The genomic stretch TCTCCTATTTCTGACGTTGCTGAAGATCTTATTAGTCTTCGGATTCCTTAAGATTCTGATTGACCCTTTGAGCTTTCTAAGCAGAGACATCAACTTAGGCTTCGTAAAAATTATTGCTGTCTGGGTTGAGTCTGCGAACTGATGTTGAAGAAAACACGTACCGATGAGTGTTCTTGAACTACTTTTACAGACGAAGCGGTTCTACTAGCATTTCAGCACTATGTCGTGATGCTTGGAACAGTTGTTATGATTGCCAGCACTCTTGTGCCTCGTATGGGTGGGGACCATGTAAGCTCATCCGTATACACTATTTGATGAGGCACTATTTGACTTAGCAGAACATGTTGTGATTTATTCTTGCAATCTGCAAACAGGGTGATAAGGCGCGGGTGATTCAGGCACTGCTTTTTATGACGGGAATCAACACTCTGCTTCAGACCCTTCTCGGGACAAGGCTACCTACTGTTATGGGAGCATCACTTGCTTTTTATCTGCCGGTGTTATCGATTATAAATGACACTTTGGACAAGAGCTTCAATTCAGAGCATGATGTACGTACCAGACAAAGACAATTCAGCAAAAGATTTGATTTAGTTATATGTTAGATTTAAAACATTGGTTTCCTGATGTTGACCATCAGCCTTTGGAGATAGTATGTGTTCTTTGGAGCATAGGAAAAAGCGTGGACAAAATCAGGAGAAGTTTAGTCATAAGTCTAACTTGTATGTAAAGATCGATAGTTAAAAGTAGTTGAAATTCATGCAAGTTCAATATAAAAGCATAACAGAGATTAGAAGGTCACTTTCAACGCAATAATTGAGATAATTAAATGACCATGGCCTCCAAAGCCAGCTCCTTAGAAATGCTTCTCGGGAGGACATGATTCTGTCATTGCATATTTTATTTCCCCTGTATTTTGGTGCTTCATCCTACTAAATGATGCATTGCTGATGTACTGTGCTTCTTAtgctactttcttttttcctcttgggTATCACACTCTTGTACCATAGAGCGATGTGCCAACTCCTTGCAATCAGACCTTCAGATGATAAATTTGTGGTGTGCTTGCAGAGGTTTCTGTACACAATGAGGACCATTCAGGGGTCTCTTatcgtttcttcttttgtgaacATCATCCTTGGGTATAGCCAGGCATGGGGAAACTTCACCAGGTTAGTTCTATCTTTCCTGTTCAATGTATCGTGTAACTCATGTTCTTCAGGAGAATCTAGATGTAAATTGTTCTATTTGTCTTTAATCTAATAAGTTTATGTTATCTGTGTACTAATAATTAAAACTCAAATCCAGGTTCTTTAGTCCGGTTATAATTGTAGCGGTGGTTTCTGTGGTGGGTCTTGGTTTGTTCATGAGGGGCTTTCCATTGGTAAGTTTCCCTACTGGAAGTTCAACACTATATTGGCTGCAGCAAATGTTAAATGCCTTAGAAAACCTGCTTGCATCTAGGCCCATTAGTGGTTGAACAAAGATCCTAGCAAAGCTGCTTTATAGTATAGGACAAAGATTAGTTGTTCCACAAGCTCTTTATTCTTTGCTTACGTAGCAAATGAACTCTGAATAGATTGAACCTTGCATTCCAGTAAGCCATTCAAAGCTCTTCTGTAGCATAGTGATGGCTTGTGCATTTTCGCTGATGTAATCTTCCTGTGCAGCTGGCTAATTGTGTCGAGATTGGCCTGCCGATGCTAATTCTTCTCATCATATCTCAACAGGTATAATAGAATAGCGCAATTGGAAGGGTATAGTTGAAACTATTTTGTTCTTTATACAAAAATGGGGTTCTATTTCTACTACAGTATCTGAAGCGAATCCGGCCTGGGGGCCATCCCGTGCTGGAGAGATATGGTTTGCTCTTATGCATTGGTATAATCTGGGCATTTGCGGCCATCCTCACTGTGTCTGGAGCTTACAACAATGTTGGAGAGCAGACGAAAACAAGTTGCCGCATAGATCACTCCTATCTTTTGTCATCTGCTCCTTGGTATGTTCCTATAAAAGAGACCTCTAGTggcaattatttttattctcCTGTTACTTTTCccttaaactttttcttgagAAAAGGAGTTTGGTTTCTGATGCAGGATTAAGATTCCGTACCCATTTCAGTGGGGTACTCCCGTATTTAGAGCAAGCCATGTCTTTGGGATGATGGGTGCGGCACTTGTTTCTTCTGCAGAGGTGGTGTTTGCATAAGTCATTTAAGAATATGTCCATATTTATAAGTATTTCACTTATTGATATGTTTGGTGAACTCCAATGCAGTCAACAGGTACGTTTTTTGCGGCAGCCCGACTTGCCGGTGCGACACCTCCGCCAGCATATGTGCTCAGCCGGAGTATTGGCCTACATGTAGAGTCACAGATTTGCTTTTATTTGCTATGTTATTGTCAAATTTCTGCGGGGAGTAAACTATTGGTGCTATTGAACTTGATGTAATGATTCATATTGCAGGGTATTGGGATGCTGCTTGAAGGGATATTTGGTTCTGTTGTTGGTACAACTGCATCAGTGTATGAAACCCCCCTGCTTTGACTATTTATTTTGTAGTTATTCAGCCTTaccaagtaattatttttttccccctcaagCGATACCTACTTGCAAAGTCAAGATTCGCCTCTATTATTCCTATAATAGATCTAGTTAATGTAGGTTGTGAAACTTAGGTCCATTCTGTACTGTATCATCTTTACTGATTTTTGGGCATGTATTCATAGGATAATTTAGAAGAAGGATCTCACATATTTGTTTTGCAATTATAATTGCAGAGAAAACGTTGGCCTCCTTGGACTTACTCGCATAGGGAGCAGAAGAGTGATTCAAATATCAACTGCTTTCATGATCTTTTTCTCCATATTTGGTATGTAATTTGACTCGGGTATGGTATTTATGACCATCATCTGATGTGGCGTTTGACTGTGTTGCATTGTCTGGCAGGGAAATTCGGTGCCTTTTTTGCGTCTATTCCTCTACCAATATTTGGCGCCATCTATTGTGTTGTATTGGGAATTGTTGGTATGTTAGCATTTTTGATTCAAGTATTTCCATTTCTCTTCCTTGTTTTTATCAATAAATCATAGACTAAaaactctcttttcttttatagttgCCGTAGGGATCTCATTCACACAGTTTGCAAATACTAACTCTATGCGAAACCACTACGTTTTGGGCGTCACGTTCTTCCTTGCGATATCGATAGCCGAGTATTTTGCACTGAACACCTCTGCAGAGGGTGTTGGACCTGTCAAAACTCAGGGTAGATGGGTAAGTTGTACAAAATGGTTTCCTCCGTCCTAATTTGTTTGGTGCTTCATTGTCTCGTCAGTCATTCAATTAGTTTGCACTGCGGGTAGGTGATAGGTTATATATGTACACATGGGCATGATATCACTTTATGTGATGCGTGCAGTTCAACGATATTTTGAAtaccatcttctcttcatctccGACCGTGGCGATGATAGTCGGAGTGCTGTTGGACAACACGCTCGAGGCGAAGGACACGGCGAGCGAGAGAGGAGTCCCTTGGTGGGCCCCCTTCCAGCGCAGGAAAGGAGATGTCCGGAACGAGGAGTTCTACAGCTACCCTCTCAGGATGCATGAGTTAATGCCCACCAGGTTTCTATGAGGGTACTTCAGTTTCCTTGTACATTTTGCATAGATTCCCAAAAATGCC from Rhodamnia argentea isolate NSW1041297 chromosome 2, ASM2092103v1, whole genome shotgun sequence encodes the following:
- the LOC115751625 gene encoding nucleobase-ascorbate transporter 3, which codes for MGETANHNHGPPPAQGAPPPQPPPPNFALSRGPTWAPAEQLHQVDYCIHSNPSWHEAVLLAFQHYVVMLGTVVMIASTLVPRMGGDHGDKARVIQALLFMTGINTLLQTLLGTRLPTVMGASLAFYLPVLSIINDTLDKSFNSEHDRFLYTMRTIQGSLIVSSFVNIILGYSQAWGNFTRFFSPVIIVAVVSVVGLGLFMRGFPLLANCVEIGLPMLILLIISQQYLKRIRPGGHPVLERYGLLLCIGIIWAFAAILTVSGAYNNVGEQTKTSCRIDHSYLLSSAPWIKIPYPFQWGTPVFRASHVFGMMGAALVSSAESTGTFFAAARLAGATPPPAYVLSRSIGLHGIGMLLEGIFGSVVGTTASVENVGLLGLTRIGSRRVIQISTAFMIFFSIFGKFGAFFASIPLPIFGAIYCVVLGIVVAVGISFTQFANTNSMRNHYVLGVTFFLAISIAEYFALNTSAEGVGPVKTQGRWFNDILNTIFSSSPTVAMIVGVLLDNTLEAKDTASERGVPWWAPFQRRKGDVRNEEFYSYPLRMHELMPTRFL